One window of Vespa velutina chromosome 2, iVesVel2.1, whole genome shotgun sequence genomic DNA carries:
- the LOC124946972 gene encoding dihydrofolate reductase: MHLKLYVIAATCENLGIGINGNLPWNLKTEMAFFTHMTSKTSNEKKKNVVLMGRKTWDSIPPKYKPLQNRINMVLTRQSLNFGSGTIPCKSISDALDIVSQPPLCEEVEKIWVIGGSSVYKDVLELPNFYRLYLTRIKKRFDCDTFFPELSTDFVPVKDPNVPDGIQEENGIQFEYTVYERK; the protein is encoded by the exons ATGCATTTAAAACTGTACGTAATAGCAGCGACATGCGAAAACTTGGGAATCGGTATAAATGGAAATTTGCCATGGAACCTGAa GACTGAAATGGCATTTTTCACGCACATGACGTCAAAAACaagtaatgaaaagaaaaaaaatgtggtACTGATGGGTAGAAAAACCTGGGATTCTATACCGCCAAAATATAAGCCCTTGCAGAATCGTATTAATATGGTTTTGACGAGACAATCTCT aaACTTTGGAAGCGGAACGATTCCTTGCAAAAGTATTTCAGATGCACTCGACATTGTGTCTCAACCACCGTTGTGCGAAGAAGTGGAAAAAATATGGGTCATAGGAGGAAGTTCCGTTTATAAA gACGTTTTGGAATTAccaaatttttatcgtttgtatcTCACGAGAATAAAGAAACGTTTCGATTGCGACACATTTTTCCCAGAGCTTTCGACCGATTTCGTACCGGTCAA GGATCCCAATGTACCAGATGGAATTCAAGAGGAAAATGGAATTCAGTTCGAGTATACGGTTtacgagagaaaatga
- the LOC124946965 gene encoding gastrulation defective protein 1 homolog, protein MSKVASDSQIRSSKKILIDDKREEDDGEEEGEGEEEEEEEEEEDEESETEEMSLKEKIPCTHEVTMTHGTKAVIAIAADPSGARLASGSIDYDVCFWDFAGMDSSMRSFRTLQPCENHPIKCLQYSTTGDVILVISGAAQAKVLDRDGFEKCETVKGDQYITDMARTKGHTAGLNCGCWHPFTKEEYLTCSQDSTCRIWLLHRPRGHKNVIKCRAQNGVKTIPTTCSYSREGTVVACGCIDGSIQMWDHRKNFVNPSLTLRNAHGSNNEISSLSFSYLGQTLATRSCDDTLKLWDLRSFKVPIFEVKDLFSRYETTDCMFSPDDSMIVTGESLKKGQDMGKILFYDTKTFDRVNEIPVTNSHVIKTLWHPKLNQLFVGCGNGIVKVYYDINRSMRGAKLCVVKSHFKHKHMEVMSTQQIITPHALPLFRQDRPKSVRKQMEKDRLDPVKSRRPDLPITSGQGGRVASSGGTLSSYVIRNLGLSKRIEDDQDPREAILKYAKEAEENPYWIAPAYKKTQPKTIFQTDEQDSGPSTKKQKT, encoded by the coding sequence atgagtaaGGTGGCTAGCGATTCTCAAATACGCTCTTCCAAAAAGATCCTTATTGACgacaagagagaagaagatgatggagaggaggagggggagggggaggaggaggaggaggaggaggaggaggaggacgaggaatCTGAGACAGAGGAAATgtcattgaaagagaaaattcctTGCACTCACGAGGTAACAATGACACATGGTACGAAGGCAGTAATTGCTATTGCTGCAGATCCATCCGGAGCACGTCTTGCAtcaggatcgatcgattacgATGTCTGTTTTTGGGATTTCGCTGGTATGGATTCGTCGATGCGAAGTTTTAGAACTTTGCAACCTTGTGAAAATCATCCAATAAAATGTTTACAATACTCTACGACCGGAGATGTAATACTGGTTATATCAGGTGCGGCACAAGCTAAGGTATTGGATAGGGATGGGTTTGAAAAATGCGAAACCGTGAAAGGCGATCAATACATAACGGACATGGCACGTACAAAGGGTCACACAGCAGGTCTTAATTGTGGATGTTGGCATCCATTTACCAAAGAGGAATATTTAACCTGTTCGCAAGATAGCACCTGTAGAATTTGGCTGTTACATAGGCCACGTGGTCATAAGAACGTTATAAAATGTAGAGCACAAAATGGTGTAAAGACTATTCCAACTACGTGTAGTTATAGCCGTGAGGGAACCGTCGTGGCATGCGGATGTATAGACGGTTCCATACAAATGTGGgatcatagaaaaaattttgtgaATCCGTCCTTGACTTTAAGAAATGCCCATGGCtcgaataatgaaatatcaagCTTGAGTTTTTCTTACCTTGGACAAACTTTGGCAACGAGAAGTTGCGACGATACATTGAAATTATGGGACTTAAGATCATTCAAAGTTCCAATATTCGaagtaaaagatttattttcaagatatgAAACAACGGATTGTATGTTCAGTCCGGACGATTCTATGATAGTTACTGGTGAATCTTTAAAAAAGGGTCAAGACATgggtaaaatattattttacgatactAAAACGTTTGACCGCGTAAATGAAATACCAGTAACAAATTCGCACGTTATTAAAACTTTATGGCATccaaaattaaatcaattatttgttGGCTGTGGAAATGGTATTGTTAAAGTATATTACGATATCAACAGGAGTATGAGAGGTGCCAAATTGTGCGTCGTCAAATCTCATTTCAAACACAAGCACATGGAAGTAATGTCTACTCAACAAATTATAACCCCACACGCCCTACCGTTATTTAGACAAGATAGGCCTAAATCAGTTAGAAAGCAAATGGAAAAAGATCGTCTCGATCCTGTGAAATCGCGACGTCCAGACTTACCGATTACTTCCGGTCAAGGTGGAAGAGTAGCGTCGTCCGGTGGAACATTAAGTTCTTATGTTATTCGTAATCTTGGACTCAGTAAAAGAATAGAGGATGATCAGGATCCTAGAGAGGCAATATTGAAATATGCGAAAGAAGCAGAGGAAAATCCATACTGGATAGCACCTGCGTATAAGAAGACACAACCAAAAACTATTTTTCAAACTGACGAACAAGATAGCGGCCCGAGTACCAAGAAACAGAAGACATAA